A single genomic interval of Bacillus sp. es.036 harbors:
- a CDS encoding D-alanyl-D-alanine carboxypeptidase family protein yields the protein MMNSLKTKIGVLILIAALLFLMIPGEAFANGIGVSARSAILIEQETGRVLYEKDAYSQRRIASITKIMTAVLAIESGKMNEKVTVSHNAAGTEGSSLYLKEGEKITLENLVYGLMLRSGNDAAVAIAEEVGGSLEGFVTLMNQKAEEIGMSKTIFMNPHGLDDHENHLSTAYDMALLTQYAMNNETYGIISGTKVHKAPNEMEEWDYVWRNKNKLLTSLYSDSTGGKTGYTKRAKRTLVSTAERDDMTLIAVTLDAPDDWNDHISMFNWGYANYELTLLEPKGKLKDVKKEPYKDNVTLSRDLSYPLAEDERNQVESTIQLVDPPDKNKWDELGSSEPVGMYYVKLNGETIIKAPIMYEGDKEENKGFWGFLKELFSFDTGRDLNG from the coding sequence ATGATGAACTCGTTGAAGACAAAAATTGGCGTCTTAATATTAATTGCAGCTCTGCTGTTTCTAATGATTCCAGGAGAGGCTTTTGCGAATGGGATTGGCGTTTCAGCAAGAAGCGCGATACTAATTGAACAAGAAACAGGAAGGGTCCTTTATGAAAAAGACGCGTATTCCCAACGAAGAATAGCTAGCATCACAAAAATTATGACTGCAGTTCTTGCGATTGAATCAGGCAAAATGAATGAGAAAGTAACAGTGAGCCATAATGCTGCTGGGACGGAAGGCTCCTCTTTATACTTAAAAGAAGGAGAAAAAATAACGCTTGAAAACTTAGTGTACGGTTTAATGTTGCGCTCGGGAAACGATGCCGCGGTCGCGATAGCTGAGGAGGTTGGTGGCAGTTTAGAAGGTTTTGTAACGTTAATGAATCAAAAGGCAGAAGAGATCGGGATGTCGAAGACGATATTTATGAATCCGCATGGTTTGGATGATCATGAAAACCATCTTTCAACAGCCTATGATATGGCCTTGCTAACTCAGTATGCCATGAATAACGAGACGTATGGAATTATTTCAGGAACAAAAGTACATAAGGCTCCCAACGAAATGGAAGAGTGGGATTATGTATGGCGTAATAAGAATAAGCTTTTAACAAGTTTATATTCGGATTCCACGGGTGGAAAAACTGGTTACACAAAACGAGCAAAAAGAACGCTCGTTTCAACTGCAGAGCGAGATGACATGACGCTTATTGCTGTAACGTTAGACGCTCCAGACGATTGGAATGATCACATTTCCATGTTTAATTGGGGATATGCGAACTATGAACTAACCCTTCTTGAGCCTAAAGGTAAGCTAAAGGACGTGAAGAAAGAACCATACAAGGATAACGTTACGTTAAGTAGAGATCTTTCTTATCCGTTAGCAGAAGATGAGAGGAATCAGGTTGAATCAACCATCCAACTCGTAGATCCACCGGATAAAAATAAATGGGATGAACTTGGATCGTCTGAGCCAGTCGGTATGTATTATGTGAAATTAAATGGTGAAACAATTATCAAAGCACCGATTATGTACGAGGGAGATAAGGAAGAAAACAAAGGATTCTGGGGTTTTCTAAAAGAGCTTTTTTCATTCGATACAGGTCGTGATCTCAATGGTTAA
- a CDS encoding isoprenylcysteine carboxyl methyltransferase family protein → MSLLFAGIFSILVIQRLGELMLAKSNERWMKERGAKEIGQNHYKYIVMLHISFLLAVGIETILRGFSLSIIWTIMLGIFVLAQFLRFWTIKSLGRFWNTKIIVLPDANVVKKGPYRYIKHPNYMIVALEIISLPLIFSSYITAIVFTLLNGILLLKVRIPIEEKALKDVTDYRVVFSNVNED, encoded by the coding sequence ATGAGTCTTCTGTTTGCGGGGATTTTTAGTATTCTAGTTATTCAGCGTTTAGGTGAATTAATGCTTGCGAAGAGTAATGAGAGGTGGATGAAGGAGCGAGGAGCAAAAGAAATAGGCCAGAACCACTATAAGTATATCGTGATGCTGCATATCAGTTTTCTTCTTGCTGTCGGCATTGAAACCATATTACGTGGCTTTTCATTGTCGATCATTTGGACAATCATGTTAGGGATATTTGTTCTGGCACAATTTCTTCGTTTTTGGACAATCAAAAGCCTTGGACGGTTTTGGAACACGAAAATTATTGTTCTGCCAGATGCTAACGTTGTCAAAAAAGGACCCTACCGTTATATAAAACATCCAAATTATATGATTGTGGCCCTCGAAATCATTTCACTCCCACTTATTTTTTCCTCTTATATTACTGCGATTGTGTTTACACTTTTAAACGGGATTTTGTTATTGAAAGTCCGCATTCCAATTGAAGAAAAGGCGTTAAAAGATGTCACAGATTATCGAGTTGTATTTTCAAACGTAAACGAGGATTGA
- a CDS encoding type III polyketide synthase, which produces MILSIGKCLPPHCLEQTEAASFAKKQFGQHFKDIERLLPVFQSAEIDTRYFAMPLEWYSSGPTFEEKNEKYITLAVEYAKKAVEDCLQNPVYLKEAVSCEDVDAIFFVSTTGISTPSIEARLMNVLPFSLHTKRIPIWGLGCAGGAAGIARASDYCLAHPEQTVLVINVELCSLTFQHGDYSKSNLIGTALFADGTSSVLMIGEKSPIKKRSNMSSLPKVVATRSTLMKNSEDVMGWEVSNEGLHVVFSKSIPSIVASWLEPNVLQFLSSEKKTTEEINYFIAHPGGTKVLTAYEEALGFSRDMTSVSRDVLRNYGNMSSVTVVYVLDQILQNGCKEEDIGLMAALGPGFCSELLLLKWEKGGA; this is translated from the coding sequence ATGATCCTATCAATCGGGAAATGTTTACCCCCTCATTGCCTCGAACAAACGGAAGCTGCCTCATTTGCAAAAAAACAGTTTGGTCAACATTTTAAAGACATTGAACGCCTGCTTCCTGTTTTTCAAAGTGCAGAAATTGATACAAGATATTTTGCGATGCCGCTAGAGTGGTACAGTAGCGGACCAACCTTCGAAGAAAAAAACGAAAAATACATTACGCTTGCTGTCGAATATGCAAAAAAAGCAGTAGAGGATTGTCTTCAGAATCCCGTTTATCTAAAAGAAGCTGTGAGTTGTGAAGATGTAGATGCGATCTTTTTTGTATCAACAACGGGAATTTCAACTCCAAGTATAGAGGCAAGACTTATGAATGTTCTTCCATTTTCCCTTCATACAAAACGTATTCCGATTTGGGGTCTTGGTTGTGCGGGAGGAGCTGCAGGCATAGCAAGAGCTAGTGATTACTGTCTTGCTCACCCGGAGCAGACTGTTCTTGTCATAAATGTAGAGTTGTGTAGCTTAACTTTTCAGCACGGGGATTATTCCAAAAGTAATCTTATAGGTACGGCATTGTTTGCAGACGGAACCTCTTCCGTTTTAATGATTGGAGAAAAGTCACCAATTAAGAAACGGTCCAACATGAGCAGTCTGCCAAAAGTAGTAGCGACACGCTCAACACTAATGAAGAATTCGGAAGACGTAATGGGCTGGGAAGTAAGCAATGAAGGCTTGCATGTTGTTTTTTCGAAATCGATTCCATCAATTGTTGCAAGTTGGCTTGAACCAAATGTTTTACAATTTCTTAGCTCAGAGAAGAAAACTACCGAAGAAATTAATTATTTTATTGCTCATCCTGGGGGGACAAAAGTGTTGACAGCTTACGAGGAAGCACTTGGGTTCAGTCGTGACATGACATCTGTTTCGCGAGATGTATTAAGAAATTATGGCAATATGAGTTCTGTAACGGTTGTATACGTATTGGATCAAATTCTACAAAACGGTTGTAAGGAAGAAGATATTGGACTTATGGCTGCACTTGGACCCGGGTTTTGTTCAGAGCTATTGTTATTAAAATGGGAAAAAGGAGGGGCATAA
- the scpB gene encoding SMC-Scp complex subunit ScpB has translation MTNEEIKSIIESLLFVVGDEGITVKSLCETTSLEEDTLLDALKDLQQEYDDKDRGFKISFIGGGYQLTTNAKNASYIEKLVDTPGNHTLSQAALETLAIIAYKQPITRVEIEEIRGVKTDKPLQTLMSKLLIKEAGRAEKAGRAILYGTTREFLFHFGLSSIKDLPPLPDGSEDKEEEEADLFFEKFQEIPE, from the coding sequence GTGACGAATGAAGAAATAAAGAGCATCATTGAAAGTCTTCTATTTGTAGTAGGTGACGAAGGGATTACTGTCAAATCTCTTTGTGAAACTACTTCATTGGAAGAGGACACCCTTCTAGATGCACTAAAAGACCTGCAACAAGAATATGATGATAAAGATCGTGGTTTTAAGATTAGCTTCATCGGTGGGGGCTATCAGCTAACGACAAATGCTAAAAACGCGTCTTATATCGAGAAGCTGGTCGACACACCTGGTAATCATACGCTTTCGCAAGCTGCTCTTGAAACGCTTGCAATCATCGCTTATAAACAACCGATTACGAGGGTTGAAATTGAAGAGATTCGAGGCGTAAAAACGGATAAGCCTCTTCAAACTTTGATGAGTAAATTACTCATTAAAGAAGCAGGGCGAGCGGAAAAAGCCGGCAGAGCGATTCTTTATGGAACAACACGAGAGTTTCTTTTTCATTTTGGATTAAGCTCAATTAAAGATCTCCCGCCACTTCCAGATGGTAGCGAAGATAAGGAAGAGGAAGAAGCAGACCTGTTTTTTGAGAAGTTTCAGGAAATTCCAGAATAA
- a CDS encoding segregation/condensation protein A: MQYNVKVDAFEGPLDLLLHLINKYEVDIYDIPVSQITDQYLTFVHTMQELELDIASEYLVMAATLLAIKSKMLLPQKEEAILEQDPDFEDDPRDELVQRLVEYRRFKEAANDLKKKESSRSLLYARPPADISEYTQEDDQTSIGDVTLYDMLAAFQKMTRRVKDKKPKRTTVQSEEIPIEDRMNDIRHQLQGGAKRRFSELFSEADRGHMIVTFLAVLELMKTRDVACEQDQNFGEIMIFEREGKASV; this comes from the coding sequence ATGCAATATAATGTAAAAGTAGATGCATTTGAAGGTCCGCTGGATTTACTACTGCACCTTATAAATAAGTACGAAGTTGACATTTATGACATACCGGTCTCGCAAATTACGGATCAATATTTAACATTTGTACACACCATGCAAGAGTTAGAACTTGATATAGCGAGTGAATATCTTGTCATGGCAGCAACGTTACTTGCGATTAAAAGCAAAATGCTTCTTCCGCAAAAAGAAGAAGCAATATTGGAACAGGACCCGGACTTTGAGGATGACCCTCGTGATGAACTTGTTCAACGTCTTGTTGAATACAGAAGGTTTAAAGAAGCAGCAAATGATCTGAAGAAAAAAGAGTCTAGTCGAAGTTTGCTCTATGCACGACCACCTGCTGATATAAGTGAATACACCCAAGAAGACGATCAAACATCAATTGGGGATGTTACTTTATACGATATGCTTGCAGCATTTCAAAAGATGACGAGGCGAGTAAAGGATAAAAAACCAAAGCGGACCACAGTTCAGAGTGAAGAAATTCCAATTGAAGATCGGATGAATGATATCCGTCATCAGTTGCAAGGAGGCGCTAAGAGACGCTTTAGTGAGCTCTTTAGTGAAGCGGATCGCGGCCATATGATTGTAACGTTTCTCGCTGTTCTTGAACTAATGAAAACGAGAGATGTAGCATGTGAACAAGATCAAAACTTTGGTGAAATCATGATTTTTGAACGAGAAGGGAAGGCATCAGTGTGA
- a CDS encoding DUF309 domain-containing protein — translation MYPEAYIEYLAHFHGLRDYFECHEILEEHWKEDPRESRKLHWVGLIQIAVGLYHHRRGNFTGAKRMITNAKRIVLNEREELKSLAINVDELSENLASELQRINEALPYNSFEIPLTNNALITMCQNRCLELGCIYGSKSDLANIELIDRHTRRDRSDIIQERKQQQQLKQQKRNG, via the coding sequence ATGTATCCAGAAGCTTATATTGAATATCTGGCTCATTTCCACGGTCTTCGTGACTATTTTGAGTGTCATGAGATTCTTGAAGAACATTGGAAGGAAGATCCTCGAGAAAGTCGTAAGCTTCATTGGGTAGGCCTTATCCAAATTGCTGTTGGACTCTACCATCATCGACGTGGTAACTTCACTGGTGCCAAAAGAATGATTACGAATGCGAAGCGCATTGTATTAAATGAAAGAGAAGAACTTAAGAGTTTAGCTATCAATGTTGATGAGCTTTCTGAAAATCTCGCTTCCGAACTTCAACGAATCAACGAAGCTTTGCCATATAACAGCTTTGAAATTCCGCTTACAAATAATGCTCTTATCACCATGTGTCAAAATAGATGTCTTGAACTCGGTTGTATTTATGGCAGCAAAAGTGATCTTGCTAACATTGAACTGATTGATCGTCACACAAGAAGAGATCGATCAGATATTATCCAAGAAAGAAAGCAACAACAACAATTAAAACAGCAGAAAAGGAACGGCTAA
- a CDS encoding GNAT family N-acetyltransferase: MLIRYKKAHEKIAMGLLSFMPNEKDIKKLQQSIKDYEEMDSLQLFLWKEEDIIGLLGIEWVSENEVELKDISVNPSHRHQGIGKQMVEALREMLSDEICIKGNEYTGTFFERCHLEENMK; the protein is encoded by the coding sequence ATGCTAATTCGTTATAAAAAAGCTCATGAGAAAATAGCCATGGGATTATTGAGTTTTATGCCAAATGAAAAAGATATTAAAAAACTGCAACAATCAATCAAAGACTATGAAGAAATGGATTCACTGCAGCTTTTTCTTTGGAAAGAAGAAGATATCATTGGATTGCTTGGAATTGAGTGGGTTAGCGAGAACGAAGTCGAATTAAAAGACATTAGCGTAAATCCTTCTCATCGTCATCAAGGGATTGGCAAACAAATGGTCGAAGCACTCCGTGAGATGCTCAGTGATGAAATATGTATTAAAGGAAATGAATATACAGGAACTTTTTTCGAACGGTGTCACCTAGAAGAGAATATGAAGTAA